The following coding sequences lie in one Fusarium poae strain DAOMC 252244 chromosome 1, whole genome shotgun sequence genomic window:
- a CDS encoding hypothetical protein (BUSCO:47993at5125): MSYYDNPQSQWSSSTQQQSQNNWEHQGSTTPVRAGASGPQPQDDYAFSYQFDEVDRAYENLQKSGKGYGMGGRRESLIQRSLNVARGPDNVGRPDSRGSHHTPGSRPHSVNNFDDARGGSQGPNLQNFYANQRHQPSRGSNEAEQVMQAKRRMAAQRERELRNLHTEQQYQRTVLSEVPLPPSKQMSEEETRDLIARQRSALYGEGPFADKAGYVDETGNVRAGAPIPSGPSSLRGHSPLAYDNVGRGPPAVDAGTPVSSGDAHGPPTEPNSRPHSTVSPQAAGPANKVFDNAQSRTSTSSPTGGSPSRDMTPGSKSNQAGASVAPIGTRPSGTPTNTASSKRSTTPLASPGGWGRGNGVWGQSSGLGAPASVWG; encoded by the exons ATGTCCTACTACGACAACCCTCAGTCTCAGTGGTCGTCTTCGACCCAgcagcagagccagaacaACTGGGAACATCAGGGCTCGACTACCCCTGTTCGCGCAG GCGCCAGCGGTCCTCAGCCCCAGGACGATTACGCCTTCTCTTATCAATTCGATG AGGTCGACCGGGCTTATGAGAACTTACAAAAGTCTGGCAAGGGTTATGGAATGGGTGGCCGCCGTGAGTCTTTGATCCAGCGTTCTTTAAATGTTGCCCGGGGCCCCGACAATGTCGGACGACCCG ACTCGCGTGGTTCCCATCATACCCCCGGCTCCCGCCCTCACTCGGTGAACAACTTTGATGACGCCCGCGGCGGCTCTCAGGGACCCAACCTTCAAAACTTCTACGCCAACCAGCGTCATCAACCCTCACGAGGCTCCAACGAGGCAGAGCAGGTCATGCAGGCTAAGAGACGGATGGcagctcagcgggagcgtGAGCTTCGAAACCTGCACACAGAGCAGCAATATCAGCGAA CCGTCCTTTCTGAAGTGCCTCTTCCACCCAGCAAGCAGATGTCCGAGGAGGAGACGCGAGACTTGATTGCCCGTCAGCGAAGTGCCCTTTATGGTGAGGGTCCTTTTGCTGACAAGGCAGGATATGTCGACGAGACTGGAAATGTCCGTGCTGGTGCTCCCATTCCCAGCGGACCCTCAAGCCTCCGTGGCCACTCACCTCTTGCCTATGACAATGTTGGTCGTGGTCCTCCCGCTGTGGATGCCGGTACTCCTGTCTCTTCCGGTGATGCCCACGGACCTCCTACCGAGCCAAACTCCCGTCCTCACAGCACTGTCAGCCCTCAGGCTGCTGGACCCGCCAACAAGGTCTTCGATAACGCCCAGAGCCGCACTAGCACATCCAGCCCAACTGGCGGTTCTCCTTCTCGGGATATGACACCTGGTTCAAAGTCTAACCAGGCCGGTGCCTCGGTGGCTCCTATCGGAACCCGCCCCTCTGGCACGCCCACAAACACGGCTTCATCCAAGCGATCGACCACTCCTCTCGCCTCCCCTGGTGGATGGGGACGTGGAAACGGCGTTTGGGGCCAGTCTTCTGGTCTCGGTGCCCCTGCTAGCGTCTGGGGTTAG